One Thalassospira marina DNA window includes the following coding sequences:
- a CDS encoding HAD family hydrolase produces the protein MSKPELTRPDAVLFDWDNTLVDSWGPILVALNLTFDDYGLERWTMEEAHIRVARSLRDSFPALFGDDWEKAKDRFYEHFHRIHLEKLQPLKGAHDLLLALKEAGIYTAIVSNKHGDFLRAEVAHLDWSHFFGEQVGATDAPQDKPALDPVHMALGENAAMQGGTLWFVGDSVVDIQCARNAGAVAIIVGDEVTGGADAAETAAFCPDWHFPDCEELAGVVKHLRKAL, from the coding sequence ATGTCAAAACCAGAACTTACGCGCCCTGATGCCGTCCTGTTTGATTGGGACAATACCCTTGTTGATAGCTGGGGTCCGATTCTCGTTGCGCTGAATTTGACATTTGATGATTACGGCCTTGAACGCTGGACCATGGAAGAAGCCCATATTCGTGTTGCCCGGTCGCTGCGTGACAGTTTTCCAGCCCTGTTCGGGGATGATTGGGAAAAAGCCAAAGACCGCTTTTACGAACATTTCCACCGGATCCATCTTGAAAAACTGCAGCCCCTCAAAGGCGCGCATGATCTTTTGCTGGCCCTGAAAGAAGCAGGGATTTACACCGCGATTGTCAGCAACAAGCATGGCGATTTTCTCCGGGCCGAGGTCGCCCATCTGGACTGGAGCCATTTTTTTGGCGAACAGGTTGGGGCAACAGATGCACCGCAGGATAAGCCCGCTTTGGACCCGGTTCATATGGCTTTGGGTGAAAATGCTGCAATGCAAGGTGGGACTCTGTGGTTTGTCGGCGATAGCGTCGTTGATATCCAGTGCGCGCGCAATGCTGGCGCCGTTGCCATTATCGTTGGTGACGAGGTCACAGGTGGTGCCGATGCCGCGGAAACGGCTGCTTTTTGCCCTGATTGGCATTTCCCTGATTGCGAAGAGCTTGCAGGGGTTGTAAAACACTTAAGGAAAGCCTTATAG
- a CDS encoding D-amino-acid transaminase — MSRIAYVNGRYVPHSEASVHVEDRGFQFADGVYEVVAVYKGQLIDEKGHLDRLERSLSELQIAMPMARAALAQVLRRMVRVNLVRDGLVYFQVTRGVAPRDFPFPYAAMPTIVVTARSKAFPGRDVKPVTVITTPDQRWARRDIKTVGLLPAALAKQKARQAKAFEAWQVDADGYVTEGASSNAWIVTKDNVIVTRQADHNILRGITRMAILEFARENGFRFEERPFTVEEAQNAREAFVSSASTFVMPVWKIDNVAISNGEMGPVAKTLRDAYFDAMEQLADAAKNGG, encoded by the coding sequence ATGTCGCGCATTGCCTATGTGAATGGACGCTATGTCCCGCATTCAGAAGCATCCGTTCATGTTGAAGACCGTGGTTTTCAGTTTGCCGATGGCGTTTACGAAGTGGTGGCGGTTTATAAAGGCCAGCTTATTGACGAAAAAGGTCATCTCGACCGCCTTGAACGTTCGCTGTCCGAGCTGCAAATTGCCATGCCCATGGCGCGTGCAGCCCTGGCACAGGTGCTGCGCCGGATGGTGCGGGTTAATCTGGTGCGTGACGGGCTGGTTTATTTTCAGGTGACCCGCGGTGTTGCCCCGCGCGATTTTCCGTTTCCCTATGCCGCAATGCCAACCATTGTGGTCACTGCGCGCAGCAAGGCGTTCCCCGGGCGCGATGTGAAACCGGTAACGGTTATCACGACACCCGATCAGCGCTGGGCGCGGCGCGATATCAAAACTGTCGGCCTGCTGCCAGCTGCCCTTGCCAAACAAAAGGCACGCCAAGCCAAAGCATTTGAAGCATGGCAGGTTGATGCCGATGGTTATGTTACCGAAGGCGCATCCTCGAACGCCTGGATCGTGACCAAGGACAATGTGATTGTGACCCGCCAGGCAGATCACAACATCCTGCGCGGTATCACGCGCATGGCGATCCTGGAATTTGCCCGGGAAAACGGTTTTCGTTTTGAAGAGCGCCCCTTCACCGTTGAAGAAGCCCAAAACGCGCGTGAAGCCTTTGTTTCCAGCGCTTCGACCTTTGTCATGCCGGTTTGGAAAATTGACAATGTTGCGATCAGCAATGGTGAAATGGGCCCGGTCGCCAAAACATTGCGTGATGCCTATTTTGACGCGATGGAACAATTGGCGGATGCCGCCAAAAACGGTGGCTGA